A genome region from Halorussus pelagicus includes the following:
- a CDS encoding bifunctional methylenetetrahydrofolate dehydrogenase/methenyltetrahydrofolate cyclohydrolase, which translates to MTEIIDGDTVAEQIRADLQDSIETLADEGCEVGLATVLMSDDPASETYVSMKQRDCEEVGIEGIHVEIDPEAPEEELLDTIADLNDDPDVHGILVQMPVPDHVDERRVLRAIDPEKDVDGFHPENVGRLVAGHARYRPCTPHGVQKLLESAGVETEGADVTIVGRSNIVGKPLANLLVQKAEDGNATVTMCHSRTDDLAAKTRQADIVIAACGVPELVDGSMLSAGTTVIDVGVNRVDADNEKGYELVGDVDFESAKEKASAITPVPGGVGPMTRAMLLYNAVKAAGRQEGVAVDLP; encoded by the coding sequence ATGACCGAGATAATCGACGGCGATACCGTCGCCGAGCAGATTCGCGCGGACTTACAGGACAGCATCGAGACGCTGGCCGACGAGGGGTGCGAAGTCGGACTGGCGACCGTGTTGATGAGCGACGACCCCGCGAGCGAGACCTACGTCTCGATGAAACAGCGCGACTGCGAGGAGGTCGGCATCGAGGGCATTCACGTCGAGATAGACCCCGAGGCCCCCGAAGAGGAACTTCTCGACACCATCGCGGACCTCAACGACGACCCCGACGTTCACGGGATTTTGGTCCAGATGCCCGTGCCCGACCACGTTGACGAGCGGCGGGTCCTGCGCGCAATCGACCCCGAAAAGGACGTGGACGGCTTCCACCCCGAGAACGTCGGCCGACTCGTCGCGGGCCACGCCCGCTACCGACCCTGCACGCCCCACGGCGTCCAGAAGTTGCTGGAGTCGGCGGGCGTCGAGACCGAGGGCGCGGACGTAACTATTGTCGGCCGGTCGAACATCGTCGGCAAGCCACTGGCCAACCTGCTCGTCCAGAAGGCAGAGGACGGCAACGCCACCGTGACGATGTGTCACTCCCGGACTGACGACCTCGCCGCGAAGACCCGTCAAGCGGACATCGTGATCGCGGCCTGCGGCGTCCCCGAACTCGTGGACGGGTCGATGCTCTCTGCGGGAACGACGGTCATCGACGTGGGCGTCAACCGCGTGGACGCCGACAACGAGAAGGGCTACGAACTCGTCGGCGACGTGGACTTCGAGAGCGCCAAAGAGAAAGCCAGCGCCATCACGCCGGTTCCCGGCGGCGTCGGCCCGATGACTCGCGCGATGCTCCTCTACAACGCTGTCAAGGCCGCGGGTCGGCAGGAAGGCGTGGCCGTGGACCTCCCCTGA
- the glyA gene encoding serine hydroxymethyltransferase: MEYDRVRDVDPEVADALEAEVERQRDTLEMIASENHVSEAVMEAQGSVLTNKYAEGYPGSRYYGGCEHVDTVEEAAIERAEELWGAEHVNVQPHSGTQSNMAVYFAMLDPGDKILSLDLTHGGHLSHGHHANFTGQLYEVEQYEVDPETGYLDYEALRDHAEEFDPDIIVSGYSAYPREVEWETIQEAADTVDAYHLADMAHITGLVAAGEHPSPVGVADFVTGSTHKTIRAGRGGMVLCDEEYADDIDSAVIPGMQGGPLMHNIAGKAVGFEEALQPEFEEYASQTVENAKALGERLQDHGFSLVSGGTDTHLVLVDLRESHEDVTGKDAEEALEDVGIVLNANTVPGETRSPFVTSGIRAGTPALTTRGFDEEDCRYVGDLIARVVNNIDDEDVKAEVAEDVQELCEANQLYE, encoded by the coding sequence ATGGAGTACGACCGCGTCCGCGATGTTGACCCCGAGGTAGCAGACGCCCTCGAAGCAGAGGTAGAGCGCCAGCGCGACACCTTGGAGATGATCGCCAGCGAGAATCACGTCAGCGAGGCTGTGATGGAGGCCCAAGGGAGCGTCCTCACCAACAAGTACGCCGAGGGCTACCCCGGTTCGCGCTACTACGGCGGGTGTGAACACGTCGATACCGTCGAGGAAGCGGCAATCGAACGCGCCGAGGAGTTGTGGGGTGCCGAACACGTCAACGTCCAGCCCCACTCTGGCACGCAGTCGAACATGGCGGTCTACTTCGCCATGCTCGACCCCGGCGACAAGATTCTCTCGCTCGACCTGACCCACGGCGGCCACCTGAGCCACGGCCACCACGCCAACTTTACCGGACAACTCTACGAGGTCGAGCAGTACGAAGTGGACCCCGAGACGGGGTATCTCGACTACGAGGCGCTGCGCGACCACGCCGAGGAGTTCGACCCCGACATCATCGTCTCGGGCTACTCGGCGTACCCCCGCGAGGTCGAATGGGAGACGATTCAGGAGGCCGCCGACACGGTGGACGCCTACCACCTCGCGGATATGGCCCACATCACGGGTCTCGTCGCCGCGGGCGAACACCCCTCGCCGGTCGGTGTCGCCGACTTCGTGACCGGTTCGACTCACAAGACCATCCGCGCGGGCCGGGGAGGGATGGTGCTGTGCGACGAGGAGTACGCCGACGACATCGACTCGGCGGTGATTCCGGGGATGCAGGGCGGTCCCCTGATGCACAACATCGCGGGCAAAGCGGTCGGCTTCGAGGAAGCCCTTCAGCCCGAGTTCGAAGAGTACGCGTCCCAGACCGTCGAGAACGCGAAAGCTCTCGGCGAGAGGCTACAGGACCACGGCTTCTCGCTCGTCTCAGGCGGCACCGACACCCACCTCGTGCTGGTGGACCTCCGGGAGTCCCACGAGGACGTGACCGGCAAGGACGCCGAGGAGGCCCTCGAAGACGTTGGCATCGTCCTGAACGCCAACACCGTGCCGGGCGAGACGCGTTCGCCGTTCGTCACCAGCGGCATCCGGGCCGGAACGCCCGCGCTCACGACGCGCGGGTTCGACGAGGAGGACTGCCGGTACGTCGGCGACCTTATCGCGCGCGTCGTGAACAACATCGACGATGAGGACGTGAAGGCCGAAGTCGCCGAGGACGTGCAGGAACTCTGCGAGGCGAATCAGTTGTACGAATAA
- the tbsP gene encoding transcriptional regulator TbsP has protein sequence METESNLLDQQITEILRTVIDEAPESMLVVNPSEDAIEELIDVATTYEGDLPELRMLAQLGTLKDVMEDFIVASNAADLIDSGALSLRTTDEVPSNSLLVTDEVVIALVTADDRVGGLTADDEAFVAEAYDSYSAQFESADEFSLRTPPLSRVRDTLGDEISPDAQNDFDEVLSSMETARGDGDGLDEVTISLLVAAKNEALLYDISKWGEDVGIASKATFSRTKTKLEDTGLIGTEKVPIDVGRPRLRLKLANDELRDAETDQLASAAQSLLN, from the coding sequence ATGGAGACCGAATCGAATTTACTCGACCAACAAATCACCGAAATCCTTCGGACGGTCATCGATGAAGCACCCGAATCGATGCTCGTCGTCAACCCGTCGGAGGATGCCATCGAGGAACTGATCGACGTCGCCACCACGTACGAGGGCGACCTGCCGGAACTGCGCATGCTCGCGCAGTTGGGCACCCTGAAGGACGTGATGGAGGACTTCATCGTCGCTAGTAACGCGGCCGACCTCATCGACTCGGGGGCGCTCTCGCTGCGCACCACCGACGAGGTTCCGAGCAACTCCCTGCTCGTCACCGACGAAGTCGTCATCGCGCTCGTGACGGCCGACGACCGCGTCGGCGGTCTCACCGCCGATGACGAGGCGTTCGTCGCGGAGGCCTACGACTCGTACTCCGCACAGTTCGAGTCGGCCGACGAGTTCTCGCTGCGCACGCCGCCGCTCTCGCGCGTCCGCGACACGCTCGGCGACGAGATCAGCCCGGACGCCCAGAACGACTTCGACGAGGTCCTGTCCTCGATGGAGACTGCCCGTGGCGACGGTGACGGACTCGACGAAGTCACCATCAGCCTGCTCGTCGCCGCGAAGAACGAGGCCCTGCTGTACGACATCAGCAAGTGGGGAGAGGACGTTGGCATCGCCAGCAAGGCGACGTTCTCCCGGACGAAGACGAAGCTCGAAGACACGGGTCTCATCGGTACCGAGAAGGTTCCCATCGATGTCGGCCGCCCGCGCCTGCGCCTGAAGCTGGCCAACGACGAACTCCGTGACGCGGAGACCGACCAGCTCGCCAGCGCGGCACAGAGCCTCCTCAACTAA
- a CDS encoding YcaO-like family protein has product MNAPTVGLVGAGPAIDAVRAALADTGTETVECEPENVATVDFAVVVGRADDHRDARFAMANRAARDGGTPWLAVELGGVGGHALDIDAAVSGFAPGTACWRCLRTRVAANLDDEREGSDEPESNPSEVSPASARFAGALAGREAETLLSGGESSVLGGVVEVPHAERTLLPVPGCGVCDDESDASLRLPSSLDPEYADTELETTLSRAEQAVDERVGIVSAIGEAESFPAPYYLAEVADTTGFSDAQAAEQAAGVADDWNAALMKALGEALERYAAGVYRTDRFETARAADLDSAVEPARFVRPEGWTDADADETLAWVAGRNLHSGDAVDLPAEFVHFPPPEVRYKPSITTGLGLGSSTVEALLAGLYEVIERDATILSWYSTFDPLELAVEDERFDALRSRARAKELSVTPLLVTQDVDVPVVAVAVHREGEWPRFAVGSDADLDPASAATSALAEALQNWMELRSMGEDDAADADGAIGRYADFPETAREFVAAETAIPAGSVGPADAPTGETELDAVLSRLADADLSAYGARLTTRDVERAGFEAVRVVVPEAQPLFTGESFFGERLGEVPPELGFEARLDRELHPYP; this is encoded by the coding sequence ATGAACGCACCGACAGTCGGACTCGTGGGCGCAGGTCCGGCAATCGACGCCGTGAGGGCCGCGCTCGCCGATACGGGGACTGAGACCGTCGAGTGTGAACCCGAGAACGTCGCAACTGTCGATTTCGCGGTGGTCGTCGGCAGAGCCGACGACCACCGCGACGCGCGGTTCGCCATGGCGAACCGCGCGGCCCGCGACGGCGGGACGCCGTGGCTCGCGGTCGAACTCGGCGGTGTTGGCGGTCACGCACTCGACATCGACGCCGCGGTCTCGGGATTCGCACCGGGAACCGCCTGCTGGCGCTGTCTTCGGACGCGCGTCGCCGCGAATCTGGACGACGAACGCGAGGGGTCCGATGAACCCGAATCCAACCCAAGCGAGGTTTCTCCGGCGAGCGCGCGCTTCGCGGGCGCGCTCGCCGGGCGCGAGGCCGAAACCCTTCTGTCGGGCGGCGAGTCGTCGGTCCTCGGCGGCGTCGTGGAGGTGCCCCACGCCGAGCGAACCCTGCTCCCCGTACCGGGATGTGGGGTCTGTGACGACGAGTCCGACGCGAGTCTGCGCCTCCCCTCGTCACTCGACCCCGAGTACGCCGACACCGAGTTAGAGACCACGCTTTCGCGGGCCGAACAGGCCGTTGACGAGCGCGTGGGAATCGTCTCCGCCATCGGCGAGGCCGAGTCGTTCCCCGCGCCGTACTACCTCGCGGAGGTCGCCGACACGACGGGGTTCAGCGACGCGCAGGCGGCCGAACAGGCCGCGGGCGTCGCCGACGACTGGAACGCGGCGCTGATGAAGGCACTCGGCGAGGCGCTTGAACGCTACGCCGCGGGCGTCTACCGGACCGACAGGTTCGAGACCGCTCGCGCAGCCGACCTCGATTCGGCGGTCGAACCGGCGAGGTTCGTCCGGCCGGAGGGGTGGACCGACGCCGACGCGGACGAGACGCTGGCGTGGGTCGCTGGCCGGAACCTCCACAGCGGGGACGCCGTGGACCTCCCCGCGGAGTTCGTCCACTTCCCGCCGCCGGAAGTCCGCTACAAGCCCTCCATCACGACTGGACTGGGACTCGGCAGTTCGACCGTCGAGGCACTGCTCGCTGGACTCTACGAGGTCATCGAGCGCGACGCGACGATACTCTCGTGGTACTCGACGTTCGACCCGCTCGAACTTGCGGTCGAGGACGAGCGATTCGACGCGCTCAGATCACGCGCACGCGCGAAGGAGTTGTCGGTGACGCCCCTGCTGGTCACGCAGGACGTGGACGTGCCGGTGGTCGCGGTCGCGGTCCACCGCGAGGGCGAGTGGCCGCGGTTCGCGGTTGGCTCGGACGCCGACCTCGACCCGGCGAGCGCGGCGACGTCCGCGCTCGCCGAGGCGCTCCAGAACTGGATGGAGTTGCGCTCGATGGGCGAGGACGACGCCGCCGACGCGGACGGCGCAATCGGCCGGTACGCAGACTTCCCCGAAACCGCCCGCGAATTTGTCGCGGCCGAGACCGCGATTCCCGCCGGGAGCGTCGGCCCGGCCGACGCGCCCACCGGCGAGACCGAACTCGACGCGGTTCTCTCCCGCCTCGCCGACGCCGACCTGTCGGCCTATGGCGCACGCCTGACGACCCGCGACGTGGAGCGTGCGGGTTTCGAGGCGGTTCGGGTCGTGGTGCCCGAGGCCCAACCGCTGTTCACCGGCGAGTCGTTCTTCGGCGAGCGATTGGGCGAGGTTCCGCCGGAGTTGGGCTTCGAGGCCCGACTTGACCGCGAGTTGCACCCCTACCCCTGA
- a CDS encoding alpha/beta hydrolase, whose protein sequence is MTSEPHPQVQAILDRLEQMGAPDLSTLDPEEARTMFAELRVGESTAEVGDVTDRTIPGPGGELPVRVYEPASEGPHPALVYFHGGGWVVGNLDTHDSVCRHLTDAADCAVVSVDYRLAPEHPFPAPTEDAVAAVEWVAENGEEIGVYSDRLAVGGDSAGGNLAAATALVARDRGGPDIDRQVLIYPATSPRDDWPSTKENAEGQFLSRSEMEWFGDQFLESDLDARNPYAFPLQACDHGGLPPATVVTAELDPLRDEGRAYAEALADAGVNVTHRNYEGMVHGFVGMLEEPASVETAHEAVEGIAEDLRETFE, encoded by the coding sequence GTGACTTCCGAACCGCATCCGCAGGTACAGGCGATACTCGACCGTCTCGAACAGATGGGTGCCCCCGACCTCTCGACGCTCGATCCGGAGGAGGCCCGGACGATGTTCGCGGAACTCCGGGTGGGCGAGTCCACCGCGGAGGTCGGCGACGTGACCGACCGGACGATTCCGGGACCGGGCGGCGAGCTACCGGTCCGCGTCTACGAACCGGCGAGCGAGGGACCGCATCCCGCGCTCGTCTACTTCCACGGCGGCGGGTGGGTCGTCGGCAACCTCGACACGCACGATTCGGTCTGTCGCCACCTGACCGACGCCGCGGACTGCGCGGTGGTCTCGGTAGACTACCGACTCGCGCCGGAACACCCCTTCCCCGCTCCGACCGAGGACGCCGTGGCCGCGGTCGAGTGGGTCGCGGAGAACGGCGAGGAAATCGGTGTCTACTCCGACCGACTCGCCGTCGGCGGCGACAGCGCGGGCGGGAACCTCGCTGCCGCCACCGCGCTCGTCGCGCGTGACCGCGGCGGACCCGACATCGACCGACAGGTGCTGATATACCCGGCGACCAGTCCCCGCGACGACTGGCCGTCAACGAAGGAGAACGCGGAGGGGCAGTTCCTCTCCCGGTCGGAGATGGAGTGGTTCGGCGACCAGTTCCTCGAAAGCGACCTCGACGCCCGCAACCCCTACGCCTTCCCGCTACAGGCGTGCGACCACGGCGGACTCCCGCCCGCGACGGTCGTCACCGCCGAGTTAGACCCGCTCCGGGACGAGGGCCGGGCGTACGCCGAGGCGCTCGCTGACGCGGGTGTCAACGTGACTCACCGGAACTACGAGGGGATGGTCCACGGCTTCGTGGGCATGCTGGAGGAACCCGCCAGCGTCGAGACCGCTCACGAGGCCGTCGAGGGCATCGCCGAGGACCTTCGTGAGACGTTCGAGTAG
- a CDS encoding DUF7117 family protein has protein sequence MKIRGQRECKDCGARWSYYETGSVECPDCGSLRSVGIDEERNLHTDTPVEFDLTEVREAVDARPLREIADRAGDLSREYVRKRGFVRGGDLRPLDDAYLAAQELRHAADVVGRGLDLSDDEEWYFLALLRSADADPETDPETDQRPAPDDVPKSMHPIRGLAYAESVAEYRREMADWADERDSSAVGDDGRDALETLGDHVRRVQALDGDVDADTAELLVAAARDVSEYVREGDADALASARDRFGRLA, from the coding sequence ATGAAGATTCGCGGCCAGCGTGAGTGTAAGGACTGCGGCGCGCGGTGGTCCTACTACGAGACGGGGAGCGTCGAGTGTCCCGACTGCGGAAGCCTCCGGAGCGTCGGCATCGACGAGGAGCGCAACCTCCACACCGACACGCCGGTCGAGTTCGATTTGACCGAGGTCCGGGAAGCGGTGGACGCCCGGCCGCTCCGGGAAATCGCCGACCGCGCGGGCGACCTCTCGCGCGAGTACGTCCGCAAGCGAGGGTTCGTGCGCGGCGGCGACCTCCGACCGCTGGACGACGCCTACCTCGCGGCCCAAGAACTCCGGCACGCCGCCGACGTGGTAGGCCGCGGTCTCGACCTGAGCGACGACGAAGAGTGGTACTTCCTCGCGCTCCTCCGCAGTGCGGACGCCGACCCCGAAACGGACCCGGAGACCGACCAGCGTCCCGCGCCCGACGACGTACCGAAGTCGATGCACCCGATTCGCGGACTGGCCTACGCCGAGTCGGTGGCCGAGTACCGCCGCGAGATGGCCGATTGGGCGGACGAACGCGACTCGTCGGCCGTCGGCGACGACGGCCGCGACGCGCTCGAAACGCTCGGCGACCACGTCAGGCGCGTGCAGGCGCTCGACGGCGACGTGGACGCCGACACCGCGGAACTGCTCGTGGCGGCGGCCCGCGACGTGAGCGAGTACGTCCGCGAGGGCGACGCCGACGCGCTGGCGAGCGCGCGCGACCGGTTCGGCCGACTGGCCTGA
- a CDS encoding DUF63 family protein, with protein MFDEESPRYAILLLVAIVAVGLGPGTRDMLRATFGV; from the coding sequence GTGTTCGACGAGGAAAGTCCGCGCTACGCCATCCTCCTGCTCGTGGCCATCGTCGCGGTCGGTCTCGGTCCCGGCACGCGGGACATGCTCCGGGCGACATTCGGCGTCTGA